The genomic DNA ATCACACAATCACCCACCTTGTAAATAACAGAATATAGTAGTTAACTTACTGGTAACCAAAGGGTTCAGATCATTTAGTAGAGTAGTAAAAGGATTTCAGTAGATTGGAGAAACATTGATCACACTGCATTTATTCTTAAATgatcaaaattttattttgttacacTTACAGAGAGTCAATCTTCACTATTCAGTACAATGTTCGCTCATTCATGAATGTCAAACATTGGCCATGGATGAAGCTGTACTTCAAGATAAAGCCTTTGCTGAAGAGTGCTGAATCTGAGAAGGAGATGGCCAATATGAAAGAAGAGTTTGAGAAAACAAAAGAAGGGCTTGTAAAGGCAGAGGCCAAAGTGAAGGAACTTGAAGAAAAAATGGTGGCCCTGATGCAAGAGAAGAATGATTTGCAGCTCCAAGTCCAGTCTGTAAGCATATTTGGTGACATCATATATTTTTGTTATATGAGctctatagaatcatagcatcatagagttgatGCTCTATCCAGTGCAAACCCTGCGATGCAGGATAtcacaatcaatgcatccctggcagatggccatctagcttctgtttaaagatctccaaggaaggagaccgcACCACACTCACTTCTGATATAGTTTGGTATGAGAATGTAAACACTGCATAGGAAATTTTACCACAATTATTTGGCCTTAATTAGTCTGTCCCCTTGATACAATTCTATATAATAAATATGAAAATCTATATTGGTGACAATATACCGAGACAAATTTGGGTAATATGTCCAAATGGCCACAAAAAGGGTGCACGCATTTTGTGTCCCTTGGCTGATCAATTAAGGTTTTTATTGCAAtacagattttggaatttatggCAAACACAGCTACTTTTgctttttatataataaatatattagatTTTATATGATTTATTAATCTCTACATACATAATATACTGGTGAATATAATATATTGTTACTTTGCAATGCAGTGTATAAAAGCAACAACTATATAAGAAAATTAGACTTGATCCTTATATTAAGTATATtactttaatataatataatatatttatatttatattatgttaAATTTCAGTACTACGAGCGATCCAAGCACGTGCTATTGGAGTAAGTCAATAAATGGCAGCACACAACTGAGTTCTGTAGAAATGATCTTTCAGTCAGAAATGAACCTTACTGTTATATGACATACCTTTTCACTTTCTAGGAAGCTGATGGCTTGGCAGATGCTGAGGAGAGATGTGACCAGCTGATCAAAACCAAAATTCAGCTGGAAGCTAAAATTAAGGAGCTGACTGAAAGGGcagaagatgaagaggaaatgAATGCTGAGTTGACAGCCAAAAAGAGGAAACTGGAGGATGAATGCTCAGAGCTGAAGAAAGACATTGATGATCTTGAGCTAACTTTAGCCAAAGTTGAAAAGGAAAAGCATGCCACAGAAAACAAGGTACGAATGAAAATATGTGAATGGTCAGAATGTTTTACTGATATTTATGGTAAGATAACATCTCACATCAATTTCACCACTTCTAAAAGGTGAAAAACCTCACTGAGGAGATGGCAGTCTTGGATGAGACCATTGCCAAACTTACTAAAGAGAAGAAAGCCCTCCAAGAGGCCCACCAACAGACCTTGGATGACCTGCAGGCAGAGGAGGACAAAGTGAATactctgaccaaagcaaaaaCCAAGCTGGAGCAGCAAGTGGATGATGTAAGCATGATTAACAAGGAGAAACACAGCTCTGAGGTGAAGACAGTGTTATAATGGTAGAGTATTTATGTCTTTTTTGTCTTCAGCTTGAAGGGTCTCTGGAGCAAGAGAAGAAGCTCCGTATGGACCTTGAAAGAGCCAAGAGGAAGCTTGAAGGAGATCTGAAATTGGCCCAGGAATCCACAATGGACTTGGAAAATGATAAGCAGCAGATGGATGAAAAGCTTAAGAAGTAATTAAAGTCTTTCATGGAAGGCCTATTGTGAGGTCTTTGTGTCACACATTGTTCTTAACTCTTAATTTGAAAGCTAACactttgtgttttattgttaaaAGGAAAGATTTTGAAATCAGCCAGATCCAAAGCAAAATTGAAGATGAACAGGCCTTGGGCTCCCAGcttcagaagaagattaaggagTTACAGGTAAGTCAATCCAACATTGGCTCCCTTTTGCCTGGGACAATAAATTATCCTGGGATGATGCTTTGAATATGTGTGGTTGCTCCTTTTTCTCTAGGCCCGTATTGAAGAGCTGGAGGAAGAGATTGAGGCTGAGCGAGCATCTCGGGCCAAAGCAGAGAAGCAACGGGGTGATCTCTCCAGGGAACTTGAAGAAATCAGTGAGCGTTTGGAGGAGGCTGGTGGGGCAACAGCAGCCCAGATTGAGATGAACAAGAAACGTGAGGCAGAATTCCAGAAAATGCGTCGGGACCTTGAAGAGGCCACACTTCAGCATGAAGCTACTGCAGCCGCCCTCCGCAAGAAGCATGCAGACAGTGCAGCTGAACTTGGGGAACAAATCGATAACCTACAGCGTGTCAAGCAAAAGCTGGAGAAGGAAAAGAGTGAGCTGAAGATGGAGATTGATGACCTTGCTAGCAATATGGAATCTGTCTCAAAAGCTAAGGTAAAtcatagctatatatatatatatatttccctttGGCAGATAAAGAAACACCACAAATAATGTTAAATACTGAAAGAAATGCAGAAACTCATTACAACACGGTTAATGGGGTacgacttggttaatggggtgcaagtggtgggatcattaggtggaagtgaccatgttctcctggagtttgtaatacagtggaaaggagaagccaggcatagtcagacacgcgtcctagactttaggagagcggatttcagtaaacttagagaagtattgagggcaattccatggtcagaaatactaaaagataaaggagttcaggacggatgggagtttctcaaaagacagatactgaaggcacaatttcaaaccgttccagtgagaaagaaaaactggaggtgtctcaagaaaccaggatggatgactaaggaactttcaaccgagctaagtttgaaacagaacatgtgtataagaaatggaaaaagggggaaatcacaaaaaaggaattcaaagaaatagctggcatgtgtaggggtaaagtcagaaaagctaaagcacagaatgaactcaggcttgctagagaggttaagaacaataaaaagggcttttttggatatgtccgcagcaaaaggaagaagaaggaaacggtagggccactgcgtggagaagatggaaaaatgctaacagaagacagagaaaaggcagaattactcaacaccttctttgcctcagtcttctcagaaaaggcaaagggtgctcaacctgaagataatggagcagaggacaggataggggcatttcagtacagaataagtaaagagatagtagaggaacaccttattaatctaaataaatttaagtctccgggaccagatgaactccatccaagggtattaaaagaactggcaaatgtaatatcggagccattggcaataatctttgaaaactcctggaaaacaggagagatcccagcagactggtggagggcaaacgttgtccccatcttcaaaaaggggaaaaaagaggatcccaacaattatcgtccagttagtctgacatcagtactaggaaagattctggagcagatcattaaacagagagtctgtgaacatctagaaggcaatgccataatcacaaaaagtcaacatgggtttcagagaaacaagtcatgccagacaaacctgatctctttctttgataaaattaccagcttggtagatgaagggaacgctgtggatatagtatatcttgatttcactaaggcctttgacaaagttccccatgacattcttgcaaacaagcttgtaaaatgtgggctagacaaaggaactgttacatggatctgtaattggttgaccggccgaacccaaagggtgctcaacaatggctccttttcatcctggagaaaagtgaccagtggggtcccacagggctctgtcctgggcccagtgctattcaacatctttatcaatgacctggatgacagaattggaagcatacttatcaaatttgcagatgataccaaattagggggaatagctaataccccagaggacaggatcaagattcaaaatgacctgaatagactagaaagctgggccaaagctaacaaaatgaaattcaacacggagaaatgtaaggtattgcacttagggcggaaaaataaaatgcacagatataggacgggtgacacctggctgaatgaaagtacgtgtgaaagggatctaggagtctaagtagaccacaagttgaacatgagtgaacagtgtgatgcggcagctaaaaaggccaatgctattttaggctgcatcaatagaagtatagtgtctagatcaagagaagtaatagtgccactgtattctgctctggtcaggccccacctataatattgtgtccagttctgggcgccacaattcagaaaggacattgagaaactggagcgtgtccaaaggagggcgacaaaaatggtgaagggtctggaaaccatgccctatgaggaacgacttagggagctggggatgtttagcctggagaaaagaaggttaagaggtgatatgatcgccctgtttaaatatttgaagggatgtcatattgaagagggagcaagcttgttttctgctgctccagagaacaggacccggaacaatggatgcaagctgcaggaaaagagattccacctgaacattaggaggaacttcctgacagtaagggctgttcgacaatggaatgcactccctcggagggtgatagagtctccttccttggaggtctttaaacagaggctggatggccatctgtcagggatgctttgatttggatttcctgcatggcagggggttggactggatggccctagtggtctcttccaactctatgattctatgattctatgattctatgattctatgtgctcaAGCAAAAACCATCACAAATAAAATACGTAGTGCAGTTGACAACATTCTGGATTTTAAACAGAATATCAAGTGCtaaactgggttgtttttttacagACACAGACAAATATTCTACTGGTATCTTTAAGATTTTAGATAGTCATATAGCAAAATACCTTCATTCACATGGAAACTTTCCCTATAAACAGGAGGATGTTTTTGTTTAGTGTGGTGCCATACTATGGAAATGATAATAGTGAATCTTTGGTGTTCACATTATATGGGAGAATCCAAGTTATGGAACACCTTCCATGGCACTTAGCTTCTGAAGGATATACTTGTTTTGCACATGGATTATTCTTTTATACcctatttttaatcttgtttttccaAAAAAACTGCCTAAAGACATCCTATAAATATTTCAGTAAAGAAACTACTTCAGGGTTGTTGTTAATTCAGACATGTCCTTTGTACACACTGGCTGTGTTAATAATCTTGAACTGTTAGGTGTGGTTATCTTGCTGGTGCACACTACTTGCTATCCATGGGCAGGTAAAGAAACATGTGGTTTGTTTATGGTATTCTTTGAATATGAGTGCTTTCTTCTGTCTGCTTTGTTTCTCTCCCAGCAAATAAGCAAAGAGAACCAAGACAAAAGAAAGCCTTGGTTTTGTTAGTCGTCCCTCCTATGATGGGACACCAAGGCTCCATGCACCTAGCATGCTGCTCATTCTTAGCATATCAAGGATCACATGGTATCCTGGCTTGTTGTGTCATCCAAACATGTTTGTCTCCATCACACCCCAGAAGATTCTTTCTCACCTTCTGTGCCTGTGTTTTCACTCTAGTGTGGCATTTCAGGGGTCTGATAAAGATATCAGGAACTGGCTATTTCACTTAGGTATAtactttattatatatttaatataatatatttaatatatttaagagTAGCTAGATGTTGAAGCACCAGGGGCCAAACATTAACTCCTAAAAAGTTGGTATCCCTCTGTCACTTCAAACATATTTAGATATATTCAATGTGCAAATCTTCCTTTTGGACATTTCACATGCAGGCAAATCTTGAGAAGTTATGCCGCACTTTAGAGGATCAGCTCAGTGAAATTAAAGCAAAGGAGGAAGAGCACCAGCGCACTATCAATGACCTGACAGCTCAAAGAGCTCGTCTGCAGACAGAAGCAGGTAAGATACTAAAGCAAATTGTTTAATAAAGCAGTACTTGTTACTTTGCCATTACTAAATTATGATCTACTCCctgtatttgtattattagaTTGAATTAAGAACAAATACTTTTTTCATTTTCCGAACGCTTTTGCGTAATGCAATCCGATCCTAAGCTTAATTAGGttacatctgcagtgcagaaaaaaatggtttgtcactactttaactgttatgactcagtgctatggaatcctgggatttgtagttggttgtggcaccagagctctgtgacagagaaggctaaatgtctcacacaactacagttcccagaattccatagtattgagccatggcagttaaagtggtgtcaaactgaattatttttgcagtgcaaatgcagccttattTGCCTGTAAGCTCCACTGATTTAACCAGGTGTTGCTTTAAGTAAATGTACACTTTAAAAATGTAGTGTACATTTTGATTATCATTCTAATTAATTCTCTTCCTCAGGTGAATATTCACGTCAAGTAGAGGAAAAAGATTCTCTGATTTCTCAGCTCACAAGAGGAAAGCAAGCCTTTACTCAGCAGATTGAGGAACTGAAGAGACAGCTTGAGGAAGAGATAAAGGTGTGGATATTGCATGGATCTAAACATGTACATTTtaagaattacagtgggcccttggtatgtacTAGGTTTCCAAGGcacctcatggataccaaaatccatggatgctgaagtcccattatagacaatagcaatagcatttacatttctatactgcttaatagtgaattcAGTAgtttctaagcggtttacaatgtgcaagccaattgccctcaacaactGGATGCTCAGTTTACTAACCTACGAAAGGACAGAAAGCTGAGTCAACTTTGTAGCCCTGGGATCGAacgcacaaccttgtggctgcaatactggcatttaaccactgcgtcaccagggcttccttaaaatggcatagtaaaatggtgactcttatataaaatggcaaaatcaagttttgttgTTTGGATTAAAaaattgtgaatattttcaaaacgtagttggttgaatctgtggatgcatatctgtggatatggaggactggaTGTACTATTTGTACAAGTTTCTGGTTTTTTTATATGGGAAAATTACACTGAGAATCTCTGAAAGAAAATTGGCTTGCAGACCTCTTATCAATGCTTTGGATCATACAATTACTGTATAGATGCTTTATCTCTCTCCTCCACAGTAATTTTTTCCAGTCCCATCATCCTTATTTGGAGACACCTGGAGATACTCATGAATCATCTTTATTTACCTAGCTATGGTACTCCCCCCCTGAataatatttaattcttttaggAGAAAGAAAACACCTACTTGCCTGTTTTAAGATCCTAAACGTACAGTGGGAATAGGATTGCAGGCTGAGTATTATTACTGTTAGGCATGGCTACAGCTCTGAAATTTGTTATGCAACATGAAATTCTTAGTCAAATCTTCCTTCACCTCAGGCTAAGAATGCATTGGCCCATGGCTTGCAATCTGCTCGCCATGACTGTGACCTCCTTCGGGAGCAATTTGAAGAGGAGCAGGAAGCCAAGGCTGAACTCCAACGAGCCATGTCCAAGGCAAACAGTGAGGTTGCCCAGTGGAGGACCAAATATGAGACTGATGCCATTCAGCGCACTGAGGAACTTGAGGAGGCCAAGTAAGTACAAGAGCTGGTAAAAGaaagggcagggaaggagggaggcaggatgAGAAACTATGAATTCCTCCTAGATTATGAGAAacttgaaatagtcaaagagtacccatttgctgttgttgtgagtcttcaagtcatttctgaattatggcaatcaTAAagcaaggagttttcttggcaaggtttattcagaggaaatttgccattgccttcccctgaggctgagagcatgtgttttgctcaaggtcacccagtgagtttcatgaccaagtggggaattgaactccaGAGTCACCATCCACCACTTAAGCTACTATGTCAGACTTGCTACCTTATCCTGGATCAAACATTAACagacactgcagtcaagaaatcagaagaagactgggaatgagaagggcagctatgaaagaacttgacaagattctaaagtgtaaaatACAACTGAggactaaagttagaatagtcaagccattgttttcttcatcaccttgtatagatgtgagagctggagatgtttcattcacagagtcaccatgagtcgacaTCAACTCgaaggaagtttaaaaaaaacatgtgaaaacattaaaataagaaaaatgcattttgcaGTGTAAAGAGGGTGGGGGCAGTGGAGAGTAAAACATTAGTGGAGAAGTACAAGCAACATGCTGGTTTTGCACCCTGTTCAGTGTAGCACATAGATTTCTTTGCATTCTGATGTTTCCTAaatggggtcatacttccccttaAGGACTgtgtctgcagcttgggggtgctcctagatttgtcacttcatctgtcctctcagattgatgcaacggccaggagtgcctgttatcagctttggctgatatgccagttgcgcccctacctgaaGAagcaggacctagaaacagttgtacatgcccATGTAACCTCTcattttgatttctgtaatgcgctctacatggggcagcccttgtgccacttccagaagcttcaattgatacaaaacctggcagccagagtggttgccggaaaatctaggtttgaccgaattacacctattctaaagtcactacactggctgcctatcagcttccgggcacagtacaaggtgttggttatcacctataaagccctacatggcttgggtcaagtctacttgaaggaatgactcctcccatataatccttcccatatACTCCATTTCTCCGGGAAATTTTTTTTACAACCAAGAAAGACCTCCCAGAGATCTTTTTCTGCTATGGCTCCTAAAGCttagaatgacctgccggaagagatttgccaattatcctcgttggaggctttttaaaaagtgacaaaaacctttctcttctggcaggccttccctgagtgataaccgccCAGAACCGATTGCACCCGTCCTTCTTACTGTATCTCCTCGTCATTCGTGGATTGTAGAATAACCTTGTAgtattgatatatattttaatcatgtttcattATGccaattttatagtttgggagggagggttgggtcagggttttgtgggttttattgtttttgtattgtgtaCTGTATAAagtctgttgttacccgcctcgatccccaaacggaagaggcgggatataaataaatatttattattttatttatttatttatttatttacatcattATGTGTTAACATAAAATATCTTCAAATTGTAGATAATATCACATTATAAAGAATTATTACGTGCTGTCCCTACAATTCATAACTACCAGCAGCTGCATACAACTGAATCTAATATTTCCTCCCTAATGAGTGTTATGATTGCATTCCACTAGGAAAAAGCTTGCCCAGCGTCTGCAGGACGCTGAGGAACATGTAGAAGCTGTCAATTCCAAATGTGCTTCCCTTGAGAAGACAAAACAAAGGTTGCAGAATGAAGTGGAAGACCTGATGATTGATGTGGAGAGATCCAATGCAGCCTGTGCAGCTCTAGATAAAAAGCAGAAAAACTTTGACAAGGTATTTTTTagcaacaacaaccccccccccaataataattAGTGACTGCCACATAAAGGCCTCAAGTCCAATGAGTTAATTCTTTGGTGTATTACAGATTCTGGCAGACTGGAAACAGAAATATGAGGAAACACAATCTGAATTGGAAGCTTCACAGAAGGAGTCTCGCTCTCTCAGCACAGAGCTCTTTAAGATGAAGAATGCTTATGAGGAATCCTTGGATCACCTGGAAACTCTGAAGCGAGAGAACAAGAATCTTCAGCGTAGGTCCAACTATCACGTCATCGTTAGACATTACTCATATGTTTAGGGCTGACCAAAAACAACAGGTTGCTTAAGGCAAAACAGCAAATAGCAACCTTTGTTTCTAGCCAATATACACCGTACCTGAGGCTGCTCAAATTATTTTCGCacctgaagcagaaaatcccaacagtgcttctccttttccttgcaATAATAacgaaatataatataatacaagtATATCTCAACTAACAAAGGCTCTGACAAGCACCATTTTACAAAGTCTTGTTATGCCTACCCTATACTGTTTCTTCTGGAAGGCTTTTTATTTTAACACCACTGGCATTGAGAGGATGTTGAaaaagagctggagaaacacagtcTTTGGGTGTCAGACTGGAGGCAAGATAAACAGGGTTCAGAATCCCAGCGTGTGAAcagcaacacagagagaaaaggggggagcAAATAAGCCTGTCACAGCAGCCATcctcaccattttaaaaaagtatagaaCTGCTACCAAAATGGAAAGCATACGAAAAGCAGAggtgatgaaagaaaaaaagaatctctggatgcattttggaagtagCCTTCAAGTAGTATCTAGAAGGTTCATATTTTTATGCAAGGCTTGCCTGACCTGGTTTCTTCATTTTATACATGCATTTTATACAAATACAAAGTTTGCTAATAGATGTTAAAgttgtcttcttttttgtagCATAGGAACTTATCCATATTCTTCCCATGTTAATTCTATCTCTGATACCATATTTtctgttaaaatggaatatatcTGCTTTGTAACTGAGGTATAACTATACAGTACATAACAAACTGTTGCTGCTTATTGAAAAAAACAACATCCAGTATCTTATTTCATCAAAGGCAAGGCCAACACTGTACAGGTGCTCATACAGTTCTTTCGTCTACAGTGGTGATATCTTTAAGATACAGTATCTTTAAACAGCACTTACTTGGTAGCTGCAAGACTTTTAGTAAAATTTAGtgaaattgatttttatttgttttttaaaataaatttcctaGCTAGATCATTAAATGttgcacaaaaacaaaaataaaacaagactgGTCTtcatacaaaaacaatacaagtaCCAATGGATGAGCTTGGATAAATCATGCTACCCAATAATATATGGTTAATGCCATTCATATAAACACtattctcctttttctttgtgtGCAATCAGAGGAGATATCTGACCTCACTGAACAGATTGCTGAGGGAGGAAAGGCCATCCATGAACTGGAGAAAGTGAAGAAGCAGATTGAACAAGAGAAATCTGAACTTCAGTCATCTCTAGAGGAAGCTGAGGTAATATTGCCCTATAGAAAATAGCAGTTGGTGGACCATTGACTCTAAAGCCAGCAGTTCCATTTAGCAGTCATGATAAACACTTATTTTTAGCCTTGTTGCTTCTCTACTTCCATTTAATGAATTCCAAATAACAGACGGATGAAGAAGCACTTCTGTTTAATTGTCTTGAAAGTTCTGGTAATCATTTCATTCAATGACCACAACTTTTTGTatgagaagggagaaaaaaagtgtCTCTGGTGACCACCCCTCATGAATCTTATATGTATAAATGTTTGCCTGAGTCTCTGCAATGTGTCATCTCATTAACTCTTTGGTTTTAAGGCCTCACTGGAACATGAGGAAGGCAAAATCCTCCGCATCCAACTGGAGCTCAACCAGGTGAAGGCTGATATCGACCGAAGAATTgcagagaaagatgaagaaattGATCAGCTGAAGAGAAATCacctgagagtggtggagtccatGCAGAGCACACTGGATGCTGAGATCAGAAGCAGAAACGATGCCCTGCGGCTTAAGAAGAAGATGGAGGGAGatctgaatgaaatggaaatccaGCTTAGCCATGCTAACCGCCAAGCTGCTGAGGCACAGAAGAACTTCAGGAACACACAAGGGATGCTCAAGGTATGTAGAGAATTTCCAAGAACATACCTAAAAATTGAATTTTTTCAGAGCATGCTTTCAATTAAATTAATATGAGCAGTCAATCCTTGAgcctcccattttttcttctcttttttgcaCAGGATGCACAATTGCATTTGGATGATGCTCTGAGGAGCCAGGAAGACCTGAAGGAGCAGGTGGCCATGGTTGAACGCAGAGCTAACCTGATGCAGGCTGAGATTGAGGAGCTTCGAGCAGCTCTGGAACAGACAGAGAGGGGACGGAAGGTGGCTGAACAGGAGCTTCTGGATGCCAGCGAGCGTGTTCAACTCCTCCACACACAGGTACATTTCTCTACTGAAGATTAAGGGAATGGCAACTGCCAGGTAGCATCTGAGGGCTACTTGGAGCAGGTCTCTTCACTGCAAGTTAATGGGGGCAAACATTCACATCTAAGTAGTTGCAATTGTGTCCAGGAACATTCTCCTTTAGCTAACAAAATCCATGACATTTTCCCCAAATAGAACACCAGCTTGATCAACACCAAGAAGAAACTGGAAACAGACATTTCCCAAATACAGAGTGAAGTGGAAGAGACTATTCAGGAAGCACGCAATGcagaagagaaagcaaagaaagccATAACTGATGTGAGCTGGGCAAAGTTTCCTGTGAAATTATAATCCTGTTTGCAGCTGGCATATGTGGCTTCCTGAATTGGGATGTTTTGTTCTATTAATAGGCAGCCATGATGGCTGAGGAACTTAAGAAGGAGCAAGACACCAGTGCGCATCtggagaggatgaagaagaaccTGGACCAGACTGTGAAGGACCTACAGCACCGCCTTGATGAGGCAGAACAACTGGCAATGAAGGGTGGCAAGAAGCagctgcagaaactggagcatagAGTGAGTCATCTGCTGTACCCAAGTTCTTATATGTGTTATGCAGGTTGCAACAGAAGTGCtaattgttcctttctttttcctcaggTACGTGAATTGGAAGCTGAAGTGGAAAATGAGCAGAAGCGCAGTGCTGATGCTATCAAGGGTGTTCGTAAATATGAGAGGAGAGTAAAGGAACTGACCTACCAGGTGAGGATGGAacatctttatatatatattgtcaaaTTTAAATGCTCCTGGAAGAACATGTAAAAGCATTTTTATCCAGAAAATTTACTCATACTGCCCTCTGTTTTCATCTATTTAGTCTGAGGAAGACCGGAAGAATGTTCTGAGGCTTCAGGATCTGGTGGACAAGCTTCAGTTGAAAGTGAAAGCGTACAAGAGACAGTCTGAGGAATCTGTAAGTATTATTATGAATCTCAGATAGA from Sceloporus undulatus isolate JIND9_A2432 ecotype Alabama chromosome 2, SceUnd_v1.1, whole genome shotgun sequence includes the following:
- the LOC121921424 gene encoding myosin-1B isoform X4; this encodes MSSDAEMAVFGPAAPFLRKPEKERIEAQNKPFDAKNSVFVVHAKESYVKGMVQSREGGKVTVKTEKGESVTVKEDQIFPMNPPKYDKIEDMAMMTHLHEPGVLYNLKERYAAWMIYTYSGLFCVTVNPYKWLPVYNPEVVAGYRGKKRQEAPPHIFSISDNAYQFMLTDRENQSILITGESGAGKTVNTKRVIQYFATIAATSDKKKEEAPASQSKMKGTLEDQIISANPLLEAFGNAKTVRNDNSSRFGKFIRIHFGATGKLASADIETYLLEKSRVTFQLKAERSYHIFYQIMSNKKPELIEMLLITTNPYDFQFVSQGEITVASINDQEELMATDEAIDILGFTADEKTAIYKLTGAVMHYGNMKFKQKQREEQAEPDGTEVADKAAYLMNLNSADLLKALCYPRVKVGNEYVTKGQTVQQVYNNVGALAKAVFEKMFLWMVVRINQQLDTKQPRQYFIGVLDIAGFEIFDYNSLEQLCINFTNEKLQQFFNHHMFVLEQEEYKKEGIEWEFIDFGMDLAACIELIEKPMGIFSILEEECMFPKATDTSFKNKLYDQHLGKSNNFQKPKPGKGKAEAHFALVHYAGTVDYNITGWLDKNKDPLNETVVGLYQKSSMKVLALLFADRPVEEGKKAAKKKGSSFQTVSALFRENLNKLMSNLRSTHPHFVRCLIPNETKTPGAMEHDLVLHQLRCNGVLEGIRICRKGFPSRIIYGDFKQRYRILNASAVPEGQFMDSKKASEKLLGSIDVDHTQYKFGHTKVFFKAGLLGTLEEMRDDKLAQLITRTQAVCRGFLARVEFQKMMERRESIFTIQYNVRSFMNVKHWPWMKLYFKIKPLLKSAESEKEMANMKEEFEKTKEGLVKAEAKVKELEEKMVALMQEKNDLQLQVQSEADGLADAEERCDQLIKTKIQLEAKIKELTERAEDEEEMNAELTAKKRKLEDECSELKKDIDDLELTLAKVEKEKHATENKVKNLTEEMAVLDETIAKLTKEKKALQEAHQQTLDDLQAEEDKVNTLTKAKTKLEQQVDDLEGSLEQEKKLRMDLERAKRKLEGDLKLAQESTMDLENDKQQMDEKLKKKDFEISQIQSKIEDEQALGSQLQKKIKELQARIEELEEEIEAERASRAKAEKQRGDLSRELEEISERLEEAGGATAAQIEMNKKREAEFQKMRRDLEEATLQHEATAAALRKKHADSAAELGEQIDNLQRVKQKLEKEKSELKMEIDDLASNMESVSKAKANLEKLCRTLEDQLSEIKAKEEEHQRTINDLTAQRARLQTEAGEYSRQVEEKDSLISQLTRGKQAFTQQIEELKRQLEEEIKAKNALAHGLQSARHDCDLLREQFEEEQEAKAELQRAMSKANSEVAQWRTKYETDAIQRTEELEEAKKKLAQRLQDAEEHVEAVNSKCASLEKTKQRLQNEVEDLMIDVERSNAACAALDKKQKNFDKILADWKQKYEETQSELEASQKESRSLSTELFKMKNAYEESLDHLETLKRENKNLQQEISDLTEQIAEGGKAIHELEKVKKQIEQEKSELQSSLEEAEASLEHEEGKILRIQLELNQVKADIDRRIAEKDEEIDQLKRNHLRVVESMQSTLDAEIRSRNDALRLKKKMEGDLNEMEIQLSHANRQAAEAQKNFRNTQGMLKDAQLHLDDALRSQEDLKEQVAMVERRANLMQAEIEELRAALEQTERGRKVAEQELLDASERVQLLHTQNTSLINTKKKLETDISQIQSEVEETIQEARNAEEKAKKAITDAAMMAEELKKEQDTSAHLERMKKNLDQTVKDLQHRLDEAEQLAMKGGKKQLQKLEHRVRELEAEVENEQKRSADAIKGVRKYERRVKELTYQSEEDRKNVLRLQDLVDKLQLKVKAYKRQSEESEEQSNVNLSKFRKIQHELEEAEERADIAESQVNKLRVKTREVHKKVVVSEE